The Symphalangus syndactylus isolate Jambi chromosome 3, NHGRI_mSymSyn1-v2.1_pri, whole genome shotgun sequence genome has a segment encoding these proteins:
- the ERVW-1 gene encoding syncytin-1: MALPYHIFLFTVLLPSFTLTAPPPCRCMTSSSPYQEFLWRMQHPGNIDAPSYRSFSKGTPTFTAHTHMPRNCYNSATLCMHANTQYWTGKMINPSCPGGLGVTVCWTYFTHTGMSDGGGVQNQAREKHVKEVISQLTQVHSTSSPYKGLDLSKLHETLHTHTRLVSLFNTTLTGLHEVSAQNPTNCWMCLPLDFRPYVSIPVPEQWNNFSTEINTTSVLVGPLVSNLEITHTSNLTCVKFSNTTDTTNSQCIRWVTPPTRIFCLPSGIFFVCGTSAYRCLNGSSESMCFLSFLVPPMTIYTEQDLYNYVVSKPRNKRVPILPFVMGAGVLGALGTGIGGITTSTQFYYKLSRELNGDMERVADSLVTLQDQLNSLAAVVLQNRRALDLLTAERGGTCLFLGEECCYYVNQSGIVTEKVKEIRDRIQRRAEELRNTGPWGLLSQWMPWILPFLGPLAAIILLLLFGPCIFNLLVNFVSSRIEAIKLQMEPKMESKTKTYRRSLDWPVSPRSDVNDIKGIPPEEISTAQPLLRPNSAGSS, encoded by the coding sequence ATGGCCCTCCCttatcatatttttctctttactgttCTCTTACCCTCTTTCACTCTCACTGCACCACCTCCATGCCGCTGTATGACCAGTAGCTCCCCTTACCAAGAGTTTCTATGGAGAATGCAGCATCCTGGAAATATTGATGCCCCATCGTATAGGAGTTTTTCTAAGGGAACCCCCACCTTCACTGCCCACACCCATATGCCCCGCAACTGCTATAACTCTGCCACTCTTTGCATGCATGCAAATACTCAGTATTGGACAGGAAAAATGATTAATCCTAGTTGTCCTGGAGGACTTGGAGTCACTGTCTGTTGGACTTACTTCACCCATACTGGTATGTCTGATGGGGGTGGAGTtcaaaatcaggcaagagaaaaacatGTAAAAGAAGTAATCTCCCAACTGACCCAGGTACATAGCACCTCTAGCCCCTACAAAGGACTAGATCTCTCAAAACTACATGAAACCCTCCATACCCATACTCGCCTGGTAAGCCTATTTAATACCACACTCACTGGGCTCCATGAGGTCTCGGCCCAAAACCCTACTAACTGTTGGATGTGCCTCCCCCTGGACTTCAGGCCATATGTTTCAATCCCTGTACCTGAACAATGGAACAACTTCAGCACAGAAATAAATACCACTTCCGTTTTAGTAGGACCTCTTGTTTCCAATCTGGAAATAACCCATACCTCAAACCTCACCTGTGTAAAATTTAGCAATACTACAGACACAACCAACTCCCAATGCATCAGGTGGGTAACTCCTCCCACACGAATATTCTGCCTACCCTCAGGAATATTTTTTGTCTGTGGTACCTCAGCCTATCGTTGTTTGAATGGCTCTTCAGAATCTATGTGCTTCCTCTCATTCTTAGTGCCCCCTATGACCATCTACACTGAACAAGATTTATACAATTATGTCGTATCTAAGCCCCGCAACAAAAGAGTACCCATTCTTCCTTTTGTTATGGGAGCAGGAGTGCTAGGTGCACTAGGTACTGGCATTGGCGGTATCACAACCTCTACTCAGTTCTACTACAAACTATCTCGAGAACTAAATGGTGACATGGAACGGGTCGCCGACTCCCTGGTCACCTTGCAAGATCAACTTAACTCCCTAGCAGCAGTAGTCCTTCAAAATCGAAGAGCTTTAGACTTGCTAACCGCCGAAAGAGGGGGAACCTGTTTATTTTTAGGGGAAGAATGCTGTTATTACGTTAATCAATCCGGAATCGTCACtgagaaagttaaagaaattcGAGATCGAATACAACGTAGAGCAGAGGAGCTTCGAAACACTGGACCCTGGGGCCTCCTCAGCCAATGGATGCCCTGGATTCTCCCCTTCTTAGGACCTCTAGCCGCTATAATATTGCTGCTCCTCTTTGGaccctgtatctttaacctccttgttaactttgtctcttccagaattgAAGCTATAAAACTACAAATGGAGCCCAAGATGGAGTCCAAGACTAAGACCTACCGCAGATCCCTGGACTGGCCTGTTAGCCCACGATCTGATGTTAACGACATCAAAGGCATCCCTCctgaggaaatctcaactgcacaaccTCTACTACgccccaattcagcaggaagcagttag